A window of the Helianthus annuus cultivar XRQ/B chromosome 4, HanXRQr2.0-SUNRISE, whole genome shotgun sequence genome harbors these coding sequences:
- the LOC110936474 gene encoding uncharacterized protein LOC110936474 isoform X1 — translation MSLTLNKLGVSLWRKWVKRIKNEKKSVVWMQAGQTCRFQRRTCWKMVSPAPRDGGHSQGRDTRQVYYTATEDDQARRRTEHMKKKLPHIVSSLIFKRQILLHHVVLLLI, via the exons ATGAG TTTaacgcttaacaagctaggtgtgAGCTTGTGGAGGAAGTGGGTCAAACGGATCAAGAACGAAAAGAAAAGCGTGgtttggatgcaag CTGGACAGACATGCAGGTTCCAGAGACGGACCTGCTGGAAAATGgtttcccccgcgccacgcgatgGAGGACATAGCCAggggcgcgacacgcgacag gtatatTATACTGCaacggaagacgatcaagctcgaagaagaaccgaacacatgaaAAAGAAGCTTCCGCACATTGTTTCGTCATTAATTTTTAAACGACAAATCCTTTTACATCATGTTGTATTACTTTTAATATAA
- the LOC110936474 gene encoding uncharacterized protein LOC110936474 isoform X3, with the protein MSLTLNKLGVSLWRKWVKRIKNEKKSVVWMQGSRDGPAGKWFPPRHAMEDIARGATRDRYIILQRKTIKLEEEPNT; encoded by the exons ATGAG TTTaacgcttaacaagctaggtgtgAGCTTGTGGAGGAAGTGGGTCAAACGGATCAAGAACGAAAAGAAAAGCGTGgtttggatgcaag GTTCCAGAGACGGACCTGCTGGAAAATGgtttcccccgcgccacgcgatgGAGGACATAGCCAggggcgcgacacgcgacag gtatatTATACTGCaacggaagacgatcaagctcgaagaagaaccgaacacatga
- the LOC110936474 gene encoding uncharacterized protein LOC110936474 isoform X2: MRCELVEEVGQTDQERKEKRGLDARFQRRTCWKMVSPAPRDGGHSQGRDTRQVYYTATEDDQARRRTEHMKKKLPHIVSSLIFKRQILLHHVVLLLI, translated from the exons ATGAG gtgtgAGCTTGTGGAGGAAGTGGGTCAAACGGATCAAGAACGAAAAGAAAAGCGTGgtttggatgcaag GTTCCAGAGACGGACCTGCTGGAAAATGgtttcccccgcgccacgcgatgGAGGACATAGCCAggggcgcgacacgcgacag gtatatTATACTGCaacggaagacgatcaagctcgaagaagaaccgaacacatgaaAAAGAAGCTTCCGCACATTGTTTCGTCATTAATTTTTAAACGACAAATCCTTTTACATCATGTTGTATTACTTTTAATATAA